ACGCCCAACCCGCTCAACGCCTCCCAGCCCGGGCCCTTGCTCCCGGCCAGGAGGAGCACCGGGACGCCGGCCGCCCGAGCGCGCTTGGCCACTTCGCCGGGAGCCTTGCCGTAAGCCGTCTGCGAGTCGGCGCGTCCTTCACCGGTGATCACCAGCTGCGCCCCCTTCAGTTTCTCGTCGAACCCGCTGGCCTCGACCACGAGCGGCGCCCCGGGCACGAGGGTCGCGTCCAGGAAGGCGATCAACCCGGCACCCGTGCCGCCGGCCGCGCCCGCGCCCGGCACGTCCGCGACCCGTTTGCCGAGATCGCGCTCGATGACCGCCGCCAGCCTCGCCAATGCCTGGTCGAGCTCCGCGACGGCGGTTTCGTCGGCACCCTTCTGGGGTCCGTAAACGGCGCTGGCGCCCTGCCGCCCGGTCAGGGGGTTGGTCACGTCACAGGCGACCTTCACCTTCACGGAAGACCAACGACGATCCAGGCCGTGCGAGTCGATTCGGTCCAGCCGAGCGAGGGCGGCGCCGCCTCGCGGCAGGTCTCGACCGGCGCCGTCCAGCAGGTGGTAACCAAGGGCCTGCGCCATGCCGGCGCCTCCGTCGTTGGTCGCGGAACCGCCGATACCGGCAATCACCGCGGCGACCCCGGCCTCTCGCACCGCCGCCAGGAGCTGACCGAACCCATACGTCGACGCCTTGCGCGGATCGCGACGCGACGCCGGGATGAGGGTCAGGCCGCTCGCCGCCGCCAGCTCGACCACCGCGGTCCGCCCGCCGTCGATCAGCCCGTACGCGGCCTTCACCGGGTCCCCATCGGGTCCCTCGACCTCCGCCGAGCGGTATTCGCCGCGGTGGGCGGTGACCAGCGCCTCCACCGTCCCCTCGCCGCCGTCCGCGACCGGGACCTCGACCACCTCGGCGTCGGGAAAGACCTCGCGCACGCCGCGCGCGATGGCGGCCGCGGCCTGTGGCGCGGTCAGCGTCCCCTTGAAAGCGTTCGGGGCCACGACCACTTTCATCGCGGCCTCATCGAGCCCTTAATAGACGGGGATCGTCCAGTCCTTGTACTTCTGCGACTCGCCTCGCACGGCGCCGAAGTAGATGCTCTGCAGCTCCTGCGTGAACTCGCCCACCTTGCCCGTGCCGACCCGGCGGCGGTCGACCTCGATCACAGGCGAGACCTGCGCGCCGGTGCCGCACAGCAGCAGCTCGTCACACGTGTAGAGCTCGGTGCGGTCGATGCTGCGCTCCACCAGCGGCATGCCCAGCTCGTCCTTGACGAGTCGCATCAATAGCCCCCGCGTCACCCCCTCGAGGATGTCGTCGGTGACCGGCGGGGTGACGAACACGCCGTCTTTGACCATGAAGAGGTTCTCAGCCGAGCCTTCAGACACGTGACCGTCGACGGCGAGGACGATGGCCTCGTCAAAGCCGGATTCGACCGCTTCGGACTTGGCCAGCGCCGACTGCGCGTACGAACCGGTGATCTTGGCGCGCGCCGGCAGCGCCTGGTCGGGGACCCGGCGCCACGAGCTCACCATGCACCGGATGCCCGCTTCGACCTCCACGTAGTTGCCGAAGGGAACCGCGTAGATGACAAAGCTGTGGTCGAGGTTGTGCAGGCGGACGCCGATCTCCTCGCTGGACGCGAAGAGCAGAGGGCGCACGTAGACGTCGGACTTGAACTGGTTGCGCCGGAGGAGCTCAACGGTGAAGTTGACGAGCTCCTCGGTCGAGTGCGGGAGCGTCATGCGCATGATGCTGGCGGAGCGCCGCATCCGTTCGTAGTGGGCGGGCGCCTGGAGCAGGTGGAGCTGTTCCTGCTGCGGGCTCCAGTAGGCGCGGATGCCCTCGAAGACCCCCGTGCCGTAGTGAAGCGCATGGGTCATCAGCCCGAGCTTGACGTCGTGATAGCGGCCGAATTCACCGTCGTGAAAGACCCAGGTGTTGGGATGGACCACTGGCTTCTTCAAGGCGGTCTTCGCTTTCGTTTCCACACTCATCTCGCGGTAAGTGTAGGGCGCTCCATGGGGCCCGGACCCACCGGCATGCCGGGTGTGATCTGCACGGGAACCCCGGGTTCTGCTATGAATCGCGACTGTGAGTCTCTACGGGATCGTCGCCGACCTTCGCCGGGAAAACCCGACTCCCGCCGCCACCCAGACCCTCGACATGGTCGTCGCCGAGCTGGGGCGGACGCGTGACAACCTCAAGGATGCGGTCGAGGCCCTGAGCGCCAAGAACCTTCCCCCCGGCGGCAAGCCGGTGCTCGAGGGGCTGGTCGACCGAGCCCGGAAGGATGGCGTGTACGACCTCGACTACGGAGCGGATCCTTACGGCGGGCCGCCGACCGAGCCTCTGGACGAGGCCACGGCCGGCATCGGCGCCCTGCTGGCGCTGACCTCGGCGGTGGGCATCGCACTGGCGGGCGCCGCTGTGGTGGTCGGCCTGAATGCGATCTTCCACTTCGCCAGTGGCTGAGTACTCCTTCGACGTCGTCTCCGAGTTCGATCCGGCCGAGCTGACCAACGCCCTCGACCAGGCTCGCCGTGAGGTGGGCACTCGATACGACTTCAAGGACACGGCCACGGCTTACGACCAGCGCGACGAGACGATCGTCATCGAGTCCGCCAGCGAGGACCGCGCCAAGGCCGCGCTCCAGGTGTTGCGTGAGAAGGCGGCGCGCAGGCAGCTCTCACCCAAGCTTTTCCAGGCGGGCGAGCCCAAAACCGTGGGCAAGGGCCGCGGCCAGATCGAGGTGCAGCTGAACGCCGGCATCACCGACGAGCTCGCGCGTGACCTGCGCAAGCGAATCCAGAACGTGACGCCCAAGGTGCAGGTGCGCATCCAGGGCGATCAGCTGCGCGTCGTGGGCAAGGACAAGGACGCCCTGCAGCTGGTGATCAAGTCGCTGCGCGATGCCGAGGACATCCCCGTCCCGCTGCAGTTCACGAACTACAGGTAGGGGCCCTGCCGTAGCCACACTATGAGCACCGTGGTGGTCATCCCCGCCATCGACCTCCTGGGGGGACGCTGTGTGCGCCTGCTGCGCGGCGACTACGAGGACGTGACCGTGTACTCGGACGACCCCGTGGCCGTGGCCGGCCGCTTCGCCGAAGCCGGCGCGCAGCGCATTCACGTCGTCGATCTCGACGCCGCTCGTGGTTCGGGAGACAACCGGGCGGTGATCGAGTCCATGCTGCGGCGCCAGGACGTGGCGGTCGAAGTTGCGGGCGGCGTCCGCAGCGCCGGCGCGGTCGACGGCTGGGTGGATGCCGGGGCGCACGCGGTGGTGATGGGCACGGTCGCGGTCCGCGACCCGCGGCTCCTCGAACGGTGCGCGCGCAAGCACCCCGGGCGGGTGCTCGCGGCCCTTGACGTGCGTGACGACAAGGCGGCGGTGAGCGGCTGGCTGGAGACCGAGCCGGTCCTGATCGGAGCGCTGCTCGGGCGCTGGGACCGCCTGCCCCTGGCAGGCGTCATCCTGACCTGCATCGACCGCGACGGGACGCTTGGCGGCCCCGATCTCCAGACCCTGGCCAGGGTGCGCGCGATGACCGGCCTTCCGGTGCAGTATTCGGGCGGTGTGTCGTCGGCGGAGGACATCGGCCGCATCGCCGCCGCGGGGGCGCAGGCGGTGATCCTCGGCAAGGCGCTCTACGAAGGTAGGCTGACACTGGAAGAAGCGCTGGCGCAGTGACGAGGCTCGCCTTCGCCGCCGCCGTCGCGCTCGCGCTGATGGCCTGCGGCGGACGCGACGCCCCCGACGACCAGGGCCTTCATCAGGACGTGGTCAACGACGCCAACGGCGCCGAGGTGACCTTCGACGCCACCGTGGTGGACAACCCGGTCGAATCCGGCGGGCACGAGCGGTTCGAGGTCAAGGCGCCCACGGGCGAGCTGCTGGAGATCGACCACAACACCAGCCTCGCGGCATACGTCCCGGTCCACGCGGGCGACCGCCTGGTGATTCACGGCCGGCTGTACATCGACCCAGGCCCACGCGCCGGCGTGCACTGCACGCACGCGCAGACCTCCGGTGGCTGCCCCGACCCGGGCTGGATCATGTTCGGCGGCAACTACTACGAATGAACGCAGGCGGGGAGGGCGGTCTGAGAGGCTGAAAGTGGCTCTCCGCTAACTCTTCGCCGGTTGCCGTGCCACCACCGTCGCGGTCGCCTGGGCGACCGGCCTGACCACGATCTCGTCAATGTCCACGTGCGGGGGGCGCGTGACCGCGAAGACGACGCAGTCCGCCACGTCCTTCGCGGCCAGCGGCTTCATCCCCTGATACACCGCCTTGGCCGCCTGGTGGTCGCCGTGGAACCGCACGGCGCTGAACTCCGTCTCCACCAGCCCGGGAGCGATCTCGGTGACGCGGATGGGCTCGCCGTTGAGCTCGAGTCGCAGCGTGCGTGTGATCGCGCGCACCGCGTGCTTGGCGGCGGTATAGCCGGCGCCACCCCGGTAGGTCTCGAAGCCCGCGATCGAGCCGATGTTGACGATGTGCCCGTGCTTCGCCTTGCGCAGCAGGGGCAAGCACGCGCGCGTCATCCACATGAGTCCCATCACGTTGGCCTTCCACATGCCCATCCAGTCCTCATCCGCCGCCTCCGCGATGGGAGTGAGCCCCAGCGCCCCGCCCGCGTTGTTGACGAGGACGTCGATCCGGCCGAACCTGGTGGTCACCTCGTGGACGAAGGCATTGACGCTCTCCAGGTCGGTGACGTCGAGCGCCAGCGCAACGCCATCCTCACCGGCGACGCGCTTGAGGCGCTGCAGCCGGCGCGCCCCGACCACGACCTGATAACCCTGACGGCCAAGGGCTCCGGCGGTGGCGGCCCCGATGCCTGAAGAAGCTCCGGTGATGACTGCGATCGGCGTTGACTTGCTCGTTTCCGTACCCCCCGTTGATGACGACTGCGATGGTTTCAAAGCGTACGCTTAGGGCGAATGCTGGAGCTCCTGGTCGGGGTGGTGGTCGGTCTGCTGTTGGTGGCCGGCGTCCTCGTCATGATGGGCCCAAGCCTGACGGGGATGATGCCGCGCCTGCGATCGATCCACCGTCCGGCGCGAGTGCCGGCGGTGTTCCAGGCCGGCCACCGGCGCGAGGTCGTCCCGCCCGGGCTCAACCCCAAGACGCAGCGGGTGCTCGTCGCCTCCGCGCGACTGGCCAGCTGGTTGCGCGCGCACGGCCACGACGACGTGTCGCGCGAGCTCCGCCACGCCGCCGCGCGGATGACGGGCAACGAGCCCGCCGGGCTTTACGCGCTGCAGACGGTGCTGCGGAAGCTGCGCATGCTCAGCCTCGACGACGGCGGCTCGCAGGAACGCTTGCGAAGCCTGTCGAATGAGCTGCGGACGGCGGTGCAGGACCGATTCGAGCAGCTCGAGCTGCTGCCCTTCCGCCGCCCCTGACCTCTAACCCTTCTCCCTGGAGGAAGGAGGGCCTGGGTGAGGCTGTGGGCCCTTGCCCGACTCCACGTACTTCTTGAGCGAGGCCATGTTGTCCCGGATGCCCTCGGAGTACTGGCGGGCGAGCAAGCCGCCGGCCAAGCGCAGCAGGCCGCCGAGCTCGTAGTCCATCTCGTACAACACATGGGTCGTGCCCTTCCGCTCTGTGTACGTGTAAGACCACGTGCCCTTGAGCGGTCCCCGCGTGAATATGCCGGCGCACCGTTTCGGTTTCACGTAGGTGGTCTGCTCAACTTCGAGCGTCTCCTTGATCCCGCCTGGAAGATCGAGGTGATACCGGTAGCGGGTGCCCTTCCCGGGCGGCTCCTGGTCGAGCTGCTCGGCCTTCTTGAGATGGGTGGTCCACTTCGGGGCGTTCTTGACGTCTTCCTGCACGACCGCCCAGACCCGTGACGCCGGGGCTTCGATGTCCACCGTCTCGCGCAGCTTGGGCATGGTGACATGATCCCACCGGTGCGAGAGGCCAAGGCAGGCCGGATGCCCGGAGCGCTGCGTCATCGGAACTACCGCCTGTTCCTGACCGGGCAGATCATCTCCACGATCGGGACCTGGATGCAGAGCGTCGCCATGCCCTGGCTGGCGCTGCAGCTCACCCACAGCGGACTGCTCGTCGGGCTCGTCCTCGCCGCGCAGTTCATGCCGGTGATGGTCGGCGGCCAGTTCGGCGGCGTGGTCGCGGATCGGTACCGCAAGCGAAACGTTCTGCTGGTCACGCAATCGCTGTTCACCCTGCCTTCGTTCGCGCTCTTTGCGGTCAGCGCCACGGGCCACGCGCAGTACTGGATGGTCATCGTCGCGGCAATCGCGACCGGCACCATCAACCTTTTCGACGTGCCCTCGCGCCAGGCGTTCGTCATCGAGATGGTGGGCAAGCAGGACCTGATGAACGCCATCGCGCTCAACTCATCCGTCTTCAACGGCGCGGCGGTGATCGGGCCCGCGGTGGCCGGGATGATCATCGGGGTGGTGGGCGTGCCGCTCTGCTTCCTGGCCAACTCCGTCAGCTACCTGGCCGCGGTCGCCGCGCTATTGCTCATGCGAAATCTCCCCGCGCTGGCGCCTGAACGCCATGAACCCTGGATCGCCCGGCTTGCGCAGGGGTTCTCGTACACACGTCGCGAACCGGTGGTCGGCATGCTCCTGCTCGCCGTCGCCGTGTTCTCACTGTTCGCCATGAACCGCCTGACGCTGATCCCCCTGTTTGCGGACCAGGTCCTGGGCGTCGGCGCCCAGGGATTCGGGTTCCTGATGGGATCGATGGGATTGGGCGCGTTGACCGGGGCTTTGACGCTCGCCTTCTCTCCCTCGCTCGGTGCCGCTCCCCGGCGCCAGCTGTGGATGGCCGCGATCTGGGTGGCCGCATTGCTCGAGTTCTCGAGCTCGCGGTTCTTCCTCATCTCGATGGCCACGCTCTTCGTCGCCGGCTACTGCCAGATCTCGTTCGTCGCGACGGCCAACAACCGCATCCAGACGATCACCCCCGACCACCTGCGCGGGCGGGTGATGGCGCTCTACGCCCAGGCCCTCATCGGTGTTGGGCCCATCGGCAGCACCCAGGCGGGGGCGCTGGCCACGTTGCTGGGCGCACCCTGGGCGATGGCCATCGGCGCTGTCATCGCCGGCGCCGTCGTGGGCGGAATCTGGTTCGCCCGGCCGGAGGTTTTCGGTTCAGCCCCGCGCGGCCTTCGCGCCCGGCCGGACCCCGCCCCTCATTCCACGGCTCGAGGGCAAGATGAGCCCAAAGCCGGCCCGCTCGGGTCACCACCTCACTGAGGTCGATTCGATGGCGTCAGCCGAACCAGACCTCGATCGCGGCCGCCAGCGCCAGGGCAGGGACGAGCCACCGCAGCGCTCGGACATAGTCGGCCACGGCGGCCAGGACGCGCGCGTTCCAACCACCCTGTGGGTCCATGTGGATGGCCGCGGCGCCGATCTGGATCGCCAGGCCGCCGGCGACGATGGCGACGGGGATCTCGATCACGCCGTTGGGCAACACGCCGGTCAGCGCGAGGCTCCACGAAGAGAGCGCGGCCGCGAATCCGAGCAAGAACCCGGGGGCGAAGTTGAGCAAGAACCCGCTCACCCCCGCCGTCAGGATGGCGAGGAAGGCAGCCAGCACGAAGGCGAGGAGGTTATGGCTGAAGATGGCGAGGACCTGCTGGCCCTGGCCGTCATCGCCGGCCGCCTTGAGCAGGCTCGATAGCACAGGGCTGACCGCCGCCGCCGGCACGGCCCCGGTCGAGCCAGCCAGGAACCCGACCCCCATGCCGAGGGGAAATCCGAGCGCGGCCAACAGCATGGGAATGCGGCGCAGCCAGATGAGGCGCGCGATGCCGGGACGGCCGCTGAAGCTCCAGCGCAGGTTGGCGACCGCGCGATGCAGCGGGCGGCGCAGCCCGACTTCTCGGGCCAGCAGCGCCTCACGCGAGAAGCCGTTGAAGCCCATCCGGAGCAGGAGCACCGCAATCGCGGTCATCAGGGCGGCAAAGCCCCACAGGAACTCGGGCCTGCCCAGCAGGATGAGAGCCGCCTCGACCTGGAGGACGACCGACATCGGCAGGATGATGAACGACGCCATCACGTTGGCCGCGCGCATCGTTCGGGCGTTGAGGCTGATGATCACAGCGCCGGCGACCATCGCCGCCACCTGGCAGATGGTGGAAAGAGCGAGCGCCACGAGGATGCCGAGCGGGAAATAGCCCAGACCCGGAAAGACCGCAGCGCAGTAGACGATCAGCCCGCCGTAACAGAGGGCCAGCGAAACGGCGAGCACCGCGGCGACCTTGCCGGCGTAGATCTCGGCCTCCTTCAGGGGCGTCGAGAGCAGGACTTCGAGCGTGGTGCGCTCCCGCTCGCCGACGAAAGATTCCAGCGCCAGCACCAAAGAGAAGCTGGCCGGAATGAAGACGACGAAGAAGGCGCCGACGAGCGCCAGGCGGTTGACGACCGCGGTGCCGCCGCCGAAATAGGCGAGCCCCCGGATGCCCACCCCCGCGCCGATCGGGATCGCAAGCGTGAGCGCCACCATCGCCACGATCAAGCGGAGCTCGCTGACCGCATCGCGAAGATCGCGACTCGCGACCAATCCGGCCTTACGCCGATTGAGGCTCGGCCAGCTCATCGTGGTTCCCGACAATCGCGAGGTAGATGTCCTGCAGGCTCGGCAGCTCGCGCATCTCACGCCGCGGCTCGAGGCCGGAGCGCCGGCGGAGCTCTGAGATGTCGCCGACGGCCAGCGCCCGCCCGGCGGACATGATCCCGATGTGACCGGCGAGGTTTTCCGCCTCCTCCATGCTGTGGGTGCAGATGACGAGCGCGCAGCCCTCCTTCTGCAGGTCCTTGAGGTAGATCCACGCCCGGCGCGCGCTGTCCGGGTCGAGAGCGGACGTTGGCTCGTCAGCGAGGACCAGCCGCGGGCGGTGGAGCGTGGCCCGGATGAGCGCCACCTTCTGCCGCATGCCTTTCGAATACGTGCCGAGCCACCGATCACCCGCGTCGGCGAGCTCGAAGAGCTCGAGCAGATGCTCGATCCGCCGGCGGCGTAGCGCCGGCTCCAGGTCGTAGATGGCTCCGAAATGGTCGAGGTAGGCGCGCGCGGACATGCGCTCGTAAAGACCCGGTACCTCGGGCATCAGACCCACGCGTGCCCTGACGGCGGCGGGGTCGTCCGCCGCGTCGATGCCATCGACCTTGACCGAACCCGCCGACGGCCCCAGAACGCCCGCCATGCAGCGCAGCGCCGTGGTCTTGCCGGCGCCGTTGCGACCGAGGAGCACGAGGCAGCGACCGGCTTCGACTCGAACGGTCAGGTCCCTGAGCGCCAGCACCTCGCCATATCGCTTGGCCAGGCCGTCAACCTCCAGCACGCTAGGGATTCTGAGGGTTGGACCCTGGAATCGAGCCGGTCAATCTTTCGGCAGGTGACGCGGAAGATCGGCCGGCGAACCCAACCCCTTCGCCTTCAGGTAGGCGGCGATGCCGTCGTGCACGTCGGCGATGGCGCGTGGGTTCACGAACGTGGCGGTGCCGACCTGCACCGCGGCGCAGCCCGCGACCAGGAACTCGAGCGCGTCCTCGGCGCGAGCGATGCCGCCGATCCCGATCACCGGGATGTTCACCGCCCGCGCCGCCTGATGCGCCAGATACACGGCAAGCGGCCGGATCGCCGGCCCGGACAGGCCCCCGGTCCGAAAGCTCAACCGCGGCCTGCCGGCGTTCAGGTCGATCGACATGCCGACCAGCGTGTTGATCGCGCACAGGGCGTCGGCGCCGGCTGATTCGACCGCCCGGGCGATGACTCCGATGTCGCTGACCATGGGCGTGAGCTTCACCCACACCGGCAGCGTGGTTCGCTTGCGCACGGCCTCGGTCACGGCTGCGGCCGCGCGCGGATCGTTGCCGAAGTAAAGGCCGCCCTGTTCTACGTTGGGGCACGAGATGTTGATCTCGAAGCCGGAGATGCCTGGAACTCCGTCCAGGCGGGCCGCCAGCTCGCCGTATTCCGATGCCGACTCGCCGTTGATGTTGACCAGGACGGGGAAATCCCAATCCGCCCACAGAGGCGCATAGTCGCGGATGAGGGCGTCGGCGCCTGGACCCTGCAGCCCGATGGCGTTGAGCATCCCGCTGGGCGTCTCGACGATGCGCGGTGGCGCGGTCCCCCGCCGCGGGCGCAGGAAGATGCCTTTGGAGACCATCGCCCCCAGCGCCCTGCGCTCGAGCAGCGGCACCTCCGTCCCGTAGCCGAATGTGCCTGAGGCCGCGAGCACCGGCCCGCGCAGCTTGAGGTCGCCGATCGTGACCGCCATCCCGGTCATGCCGTCACCGCATAGGGCAGATGCGCGGGTAGGGCCGTCCAATCGATGTCGGCGGCGCGATAGACCGGACCCTCCTTGCAGGCGCGGTCGTATCCGCCGCGCTTGAGGGGGACCGCACAGCCCAGGCACACCCCGGTCCCGCAACCCATGTACGTCTCGACGGCGACCAGCGCGTCCGGCCAGCGATCGGCCGCGGCCGCGAGCATCGGGTTCGGACCACAGGCGAGCACGAGGTCGGCATCGGGGGCCGCGGCGACCGCCGTGCCGGCCAATCCCTGGGAGCCGTCGTCGGTGGCCCAGATCACCTCGTCGCCGCCGGACTCCGTGCACAGCTCCTCCCGGCTGCGAGCGCCGTGCACC
The sequence above is drawn from the bacterium genome and encodes:
- a CDS encoding SRPBCC family protein — translated: MTQRSGHPACLGLSHRWDHVTMPKLRETVDIEAPASRVWAVVQEDVKNAPKWTTHLKKAEQLDQEPPGKGTRYRYHLDLPGGIKETLEVEQTTYVKPKRCAGIFTRGPLKGTWSYTYTERKGTTHVLYEMDYELGGLLRLAGGLLARQYSEGIRDNMASLKKYVESGKGPQPHPGPPSSREKG
- a CDS encoding SDR family NAD(P)-dependent oxidoreductase, with product MKPSQSSSTGGTETSKSTPIAVITGASSGIGAATAGALGRQGYQVVVGARRLQRLKRVAGEDGVALALDVTDLESVNAFVHEVTTRFGRIDVLVNNAGGALGLTPIAEAADEDWMGMWKANVMGLMWMTRACLPLLRKAKHGHIVNIGSIAGFETYRGGAGYTAAKHAVRAITRTLRLELNGEPIRVTEIAPGLVETEFSAVRFHGDHQAAKAVYQGMKPLAAKDVADCVVFAVTRPPHVDIDEIVVRPVAQATATVVARQPAKS
- a CDS encoding ABC transporter ATP-binding protein, translated to MPSVLEVDGLAKRYGEVLALRDLTVRVEAGRCLVLLGRNGAGKTTALRCMAGVLGPSAGSVKVDGIDAADDPAAVRARVGLMPEVPGLYERMSARAYLDHFGAIYDLEPALRRRRIEHLLELFELADAGDRWLGTYSKGMRQKVALIRATLHRPRLVLADEPTSALDPDSARRAWIYLKDLQKEGCALVICTHSMEEAENLAGHIGIMSAGRALAVGDISELRRRSGLEPRREMRELPSLQDIYLAIVGNHDELAEPQSA
- a CDS encoding glycerate kinase; the protein is MKVVVAPNAFKGTLTAPQAAAAIARGVREVFPDAEVVEVPVADGGEGTVEALVTAHRGEYRSAEVEGPDGDPVKAAYGLIDGGRTAVVELAAASGLTLIPASRRDPRKASTYGFGQLLAAVREAGVAAVIAGIGGSATNDGGAGMAQALGYHLLDGAGRDLPRGGAALARLDRIDSHGLDRRWSSVKVKVACDVTNPLTGRQGASAVYGPQKGADETAVAELDQALARLAAVIERDLGKRVADVPGAGAAGGTGAGLIAFLDATLVPGAPLVVEASGFDEKLKGAQLVITGEGRADSQTAYGKAPGEVAKRARAAGVPVLLLAGSKGPGWEALSGLGVNSVVTLEEEGDNLQQVMRDAGRMLTRAAVVACRRHQWA
- a CDS encoding YajQ family cyclic di-GMP-binding protein, giving the protein MRSSTSPVAEYSFDVVSEFDPAELTNALDQARREVGTRYDFKDTATAYDQRDETIVIESASEDRAKAALQVLREKAARRQLSPKLFQAGEPKTVGKGRGQIEVQLNAGITDELARDLRKRIQNVTPKVQVRIQGDQLRVVGKDKDALQLVIKSLRDAEDIPVPLQFTNYR
- a CDS encoding DUF3465 domain-containing protein codes for the protein MTRLAFAAAVALALMACGGRDAPDDQGLHQDVVNDANGAEVTFDATVVDNPVESGGHERFEVKAPTGELLEIDHNTSLAAYVPVHAGDRLVIHGRLYIDPGPRAGVHCTHAQTSGGCPDPGWIMFGGNYYE
- a CDS encoding MFS transporter, with the protein product MIPPVREAKAGRMPGALRHRNYRLFLTGQIISTIGTWMQSVAMPWLALQLTHSGLLVGLVLAAQFMPVMVGGQFGGVVADRYRKRNVLLVTQSLFTLPSFALFAVSATGHAQYWMVIVAAIATGTINLFDVPSRQAFVIEMVGKQDLMNAIALNSSVFNGAAVIGPAVAGMIIGVVGVPLCFLANSVSYLAAVAALLLMRNLPALAPERHEPWIARLAQGFSYTRREPVVGMLLLAVAVFSLFAMNRLTLIPLFADQVLGVGAQGFGFLMGSMGLGALTGALTLAFSPSLGAAPRRQLWMAAIWVAALLEFSSSRFFLISMATLFVAGYCQISFVATANNRIQTITPDHLRGRVMALYAQALIGVGPIGSTQAGALATLLGAPWAMAIGAVIAGAVVGGIWFARPEVFGSAPRGLRARPDPAPHSTARGQDEPKAGPLGSPPH
- a CDS encoding branched-chain amino acid transaminase translates to MSVETKAKTALKKPVVHPNTWVFHDGEFGRYHDVKLGLMTHALHYGTGVFEGIRAYWSPQQEQLHLLQAPAHYERMRRSASIMRMTLPHSTEELVNFTVELLRRNQFKSDVYVRPLLFASSEEIGVRLHNLDHSFVIYAVPFGNYVEVEAGIRCMVSSWRRVPDQALPARAKITGSYAQSALAKSEAVESGFDEAIVLAVDGHVSEGSAENLFMVKDGVFVTPPVTDDILEGVTRGLLMRLVKDELGMPLVERSIDRTELYTCDELLLCGTGAQVSPVIEVDRRRVGTGKVGEFTQELQSIYFGAVRGESQKYKDWTIPVY
- the hisA gene encoding 1-(5-phosphoribosyl)-5-[(5-phosphoribosylamino)methylideneamino]imidazole-4-carboxamide isomerase, with translation MSTVVVIPAIDLLGGRCVRLLRGDYEDVTVYSDDPVAVAGRFAEAGAQRIHVVDLDAARGSGDNRAVIESMLRRQDVAVEVAGGVRSAGAVDGWVDAGAHAVVMGTVAVRDPRLLERCARKHPGRVLAALDVRDDKAAVSGWLETEPVLIGALLGRWDRLPLAGVILTCIDRDGTLGGPDLQTLARVRAMTGLPVQYSGGVSSAEDIGRIAAAGAQAVILGKALYEGRLTLEEALAQ
- a CDS encoding dihydroorotate dehydrogenase; this translates as MTGMAVTIGDLKLRGPVLAASGTFGYGTEVPLLERRALGAMVSKGIFLRPRRGTAPPRIVETPSGMLNAIGLQGPGADALIRDYAPLWADWDFPVLVNINGESASEYGELAARLDGVPGISGFEINISCPNVEQGGLYFGNDPRAAAAVTEAVRKRTTLPVWVKLTPMVSDIGVIARAVESAGADALCAINTLVGMSIDLNAGRPRLSFRTGGLSGPAIRPLAVYLAHQAARAVNIPVIGIGGIARAEDALEFLVAGCAAVQVGTATFVNPRAIADVHDGIAAYLKAKGLGSPADLPRHLPKD